The Mucilaginibacter terrae region GATTTTGCCAAGGGGGCCCAAAGGCACACTTCTGCTTCAGCGCCGTTAATAGTTACGCCAGGGCGTTTATACGGTTGCTTCAACATTGCTTTGGTCATAAATTACCGGGTGATGCAAAACCACTATGGAGCGCCCGTTAACCGTAATGTTCGATTCGGCCTCGTACGTGTCCTCGTCTTCAACAGTATGGTTGGTGGTGTCAATAATTTTAGTCCAGTTTTTGGCATACAGGCTGCCCGGAAGTTTGTACTCCACAGGTTCCCAGTGGGCGTTGAAAATCACGTAAAAACCATCGTCAATTAAGGCCTCGCCAACTTCGTTGCGGGTGCGCAGGCCACGGCCATTAATAAACACAGCCAATGATTTGGCAAAATCATTATTCCAGTGGTCGTCGCTTAGTTGTTCACCTTCCGGCAAAAACCAGGCAATATCTTCCACCCCTTTAATAGGGGTGCCCCTAAACCAGCGTTTGCGGGCAAATGCCGGGTGTTTACGACGGAAATGTATCATCTGGCTGGTAAATTCGATCAATTCCTGGTCAGCATTTTCCCAATCCAACCATGAAATTTCGTTATCCTGGCAGTATGCGTTATTGTTACCTTGTTGGGTGCGGCTCATTTCATCGCCGGCAACCAGCATAGGTACCCCTTGCGATAAAAACAGCGTGGTTATAAAATTACGTTTCTGTTGTTCGCGTATCTGATTGATCGTTTCATCATCGGTAGGGCCTTCGGCACCGTAATTATTCGAACGATTGTGGCTTTCGCCGTCGTTATTATCCTCGCCGTTGGCATCGTTGTGCTTTTCGTTGTAGCTCACCAAATCGTTAAGGGTAAACCCATCGTGTGCGGTCACAAAGTTTATACTGGCTGTGGGGTTTCTAAAGTCATCCTTATATAAGTCGGCGCTGCCGGTAAACCTCGATGCAAACTCGGCAAGGGTACTATGTTCGCCGCGCCAGTAATCGCGCACACAATCGCGGTATTTACCGTTCCACTCGCCCCAGCCCTGCGGGAACTTGCCAACCTGATAGCCTCCCTCACCAATATCCCAGGGCTCGGCAATTAGCTTAACCTGCGATATGATAGGGTCCTGGTGAATAATATCGAAGAACGCACTCAAACGGTTTACCTCATGCAGCTCACGCGCTAAGGTTGATGCCAGGTCGAACCTGAAACCGTCAACGTGCATCTCGGTGATCCAGTAGCGCAGGCTATCCATAATTAAACGCAATACATTGGGCAGGTAGGCGTTAAGCGTATTGCCCGTGCCGGTGTAGTCCATGTAGTAACGTTTATCTTCGGTAAGGCGGTAGTAGCCCTCATTGTCAATACCTTTAAAAGAAAGGGTAGGACCTAACTCGTTACCTTCGGCGGTGTGATTGTAAACCACATCGAGTATAACCTCAATGCCTGCCTTGTGTAACTCTTTTACCATTTGCTTAAACTCGGTAACCTGCTCGCCCTGACGGCCGCTGCTGGCGTAGCGTACATCGGGGGCAAAGTAGCCAATAGTATTGTAGCCCCAGTAATTGGTCAATCCCTGCTCTACCAAATGGCGGTCGGCCACAAATTGATGTACCGGCATCAGTTCAATGGCGGTAATGCCAAGTTTTTTTAAATATTCAATGGTAACCGGATGGCCCAAGGCTGCGTAGCTGCCACGAATTTCTTCAGGAATATCGGGGTGAAGCTTGGTAAAGCCTTTAACATGCGTTTCGTATATAATAGTGCTGTGATATGGGGTAGCAGGCGGGCAATCACCTTCCCAATCAAACTTCGAACTAACCACAACGCTTTTTGGGATGAAGGGTGCGCTATCGGTTTCACTAAAACTTAAATCTTTTTCATCGCTATATACATCATAGGCAAAAAGCGAATCGTGCCAGTCAATTGTACCAGATAACGCTTTGGCGTATGGGTCGATGAGTAATTTATTGGCGTTAAAGCGCAAACCATTTTGCGGCTCATACGGGCCATGTATACGGTAGCCATATAATTGTCCCGGTTTTAAATGCGGGATATAGGCATGCCATATATGGTGCGAGTGTTCGGTAAAATTAATTTTCAGGTACTCCACTTCATCTTGCGGAGTTTTAAATAAGCACAGCTCCACTTTGGTAGCGTTGCTGGCATATATAGCAAAGTTTACACCTTTACTGTCGGGCGTTGCGCCAAGGGGATAAGGTTTACCCGGGAAGCTGTTAATTTTCATACACCCAATTAATGTTTTTACGCAAAAAATGTTTGGGCTATATTGATAAATAACTATTAATTTATAGATTAAAAATTGTTTTATTAGTATAGAAATGCATTAATTTTAAACATAGAGAGCCATTCTTAAATCTCAACCCTGTCTCAATTCATATATACTTGATGGTAATTAAAAGACAGTAATTGTATTTCGATAAAAATTTGGTGTGTTTTTTTTACACTAACTATTGCATCATAACAAAATCAAAGTATATTTGACAATCGATTGCAAAGATTGAAAACGCCCTATTTTAGGTATGGCCTTATACTCAACTTTAAATCGCTGGTCCTCGAGCTTAAAT contains the following coding sequences:
- the glgX gene encoding glycogen debranching protein GlgX → MKINSFPGKPYPLGATPDSKGVNFAIYASNATKVELCLFKTPQDEVEYLKINFTEHSHHIWHAYIPHLKPGQLYGYRIHGPYEPQNGLRFNANKLLIDPYAKALSGTIDWHDSLFAYDVYSDEKDLSFSETDSAPFIPKSVVVSSKFDWEGDCPPATPYHSTIIYETHVKGFTKLHPDIPEEIRGSYAALGHPVTIEYLKKLGITAIELMPVHQFVADRHLVEQGLTNYWGYNTIGYFAPDVRYASSGRQGEQVTEFKQMVKELHKAGIEVILDVVYNHTAEGNELGPTLSFKGIDNEGYYRLTEDKRYYMDYTGTGNTLNAYLPNVLRLIMDSLRYWITEMHVDGFRFDLASTLARELHEVNRLSAFFDIIHQDPIISQVKLIAEPWDIGEGGYQVGKFPQGWGEWNGKYRDCVRDYWRGEHSTLAEFASRFTGSADLYKDDFRNPTASINFVTAHDGFTLNDLVSYNEKHNDANGEDNNDGESHNRSNNYGAEGPTDDETINQIREQQKRNFITTLFLSQGVPMLVAGDEMSRTQQGNNNAYCQDNEISWLDWENADQELIEFTSQMIHFRRKHPAFARKRWFRGTPIKGVEDIAWFLPEGEQLSDDHWNNDFAKSLAVFINGRGLRTRNEVGEALIDDGFYVIFNAHWEPVEYKLPGSLYAKNWTKIIDTTNHTVEDEDTYEAESNITVNGRSIVVLHHPVIYDQSNVEATV